In a single window of the Caulobacter soli genome:
- a CDS encoding AraC family transcriptional regulator — protein MDPLSDVLSLLKPRSYVYGGFDMGGDWSIQFPRHDGIKCYAVVSGTCWLSVEGAAEAVRLQGGDCFLLATGRPFRLTSDLSLPPVDAKVFLAQPREGDVRSINGGGDVFIAGSHFLLSGDQAKVLLGGLPPIVHIREEADRATLRWSMRRLGQELRERQPGGGLMAQHLAHMMLVQALRLHLAEGTKGGVGWLFALADKQMSVAIGALHQDPAQRWTLQALAERVGMSRSAFAKRFKETVGTSPMEYLARWRMLLAGDRLAHSADPVSVIALSLGYESESAFSTAFKRVMGVSPRRYGRALPGEAPAREAVAA, from the coding sequence ATGGATCCGCTTTCCGACGTCCTGTCGCTGCTGAAGCCCCGCAGCTACGTCTATGGCGGCTTCGACATGGGCGGCGACTGGTCCATCCAGTTTCCGCGCCACGACGGCATCAAGTGCTACGCCGTGGTGTCGGGGACCTGCTGGCTGTCGGTGGAGGGCGCGGCCGAGGCGGTGCGTCTGCAGGGCGGCGACTGCTTCCTGCTGGCCACCGGGCGGCCCTTCCGGCTGACCAGCGATCTGTCCCTGCCGCCGGTCGACGCCAAGGTGTTCCTGGCCCAGCCGCGCGAGGGCGATGTCCGCTCGATCAACGGCGGCGGCGACGTGTTCATCGCCGGCAGCCACTTTCTGCTGAGCGGCGACCAGGCCAAGGTCCTGCTGGGCGGCCTGCCGCCCATCGTCCACATCCGCGAGGAGGCCGATCGCGCCACCCTGCGCTGGTCGATGCGGCGCCTGGGTCAGGAGCTGCGCGAGCGTCAGCCCGGCGGCGGACTGATGGCCCAGCACCTGGCCCACATGATGTTGGTCCAGGCCCTGCGCCTGCACCTGGCCGAGGGAACTAAGGGCGGTGTCGGCTGGCTGTTCGCCCTGGCCGACAAGCAGATGAGCGTCGCCATCGGCGCCCTGCACCAGGACCCGGCCCAGCGCTGGACCCTGCAGGCCCTGGCCGAGCGGGTCGGCATGTCGCGCTCGGCCTTCGCCAAGCGGTTCAAGGAGACGGTCGGGACCTCGCCGATGGAGTATCTGGCGCGCTGGCGCATGCTGCTGGCCGGCGACCGCCTGGCCCATTCCGCCGACCCGGTCTCGGTCATCGCCCTGTCGCTGGGCTACGAGTCCGAAAGCGCCTTCAGCACGGCCTTCAAGCGGGTGATGGGGGTTTCGCCCCGGCGGTATGGGCGGGCGCTGCCCGGCGAAGCGCCGGCGCGCGAGGCGGTCGCGGCCTAG
- a CDS encoding lysine-2,3-aminomutase-like protein encodes MTPARTLRSAAALADAGLIAPERLPALEAVAARYAVAITPDMAELIDPANESDPIARQFVPSEAELDENPGEVADPIGDEVHSPVEGIVHRYPDRVLLKPTHTCAVYCRFCFRREVVGPEGAANLSPEKLDAAFAYIAAHPEIWEVIVTGGDPLVLSPRRLRDLGQRLAAIDHVKIVRFHTRVPAVDPAAVTDELVQALKASGKTVYLALHANHVRELTEAARAACARIIDAGIPMLSQTVLLKGVNDDPEALGALMRGFVETRIRPYYLHHGDHAPGTAHLRTSVEEGRALMRAIRGRFSGLCQPTYVLDIPDGHGKVPIGPDYLAVDGQVEDPNGGAHAYPPKG; translated from the coding sequence ATGACGCCCGCCCGCACCCTTCGCAGCGCCGCCGCGCTGGCCGACGCCGGCCTGATCGCTCCCGAGCGGCTGCCGGCGCTCGAGGCGGTGGCCGCGCGCTATGCGGTGGCGATCACCCCGGACATGGCCGAGCTGATCGACCCGGCCAACGAGTCCGACCCCATCGCTCGCCAGTTCGTCCCCAGCGAAGCCGAACTGGACGAGAACCCCGGCGAGGTCGCCGACCCGATCGGCGACGAAGTCCACAGCCCGGTCGAGGGGATCGTCCACCGCTACCCCGACCGCGTGCTGCTGAAGCCCACCCACACCTGCGCGGTCTATTGCCGGTTCTGCTTCCGCCGCGAGGTCGTCGGCCCCGAGGGCGCGGCCAATCTGTCGCCCGAAAAGCTGGACGCCGCCTTCGCCTATATCGCCGCCCACCCGGAGATCTGGGAGGTGATCGTCACCGGCGGCGATCCGCTGGTGCTGTCGCCGCGCCGCCTGCGCGACCTGGGCCAGCGGCTTGCGGCCATCGACCATGTGAAGATCGTGCGCTTCCACACCCGCGTGCCGGCGGTCGATCCGGCGGCGGTCACCGACGAGTTGGTCCAGGCCCTGAAGGCCAGCGGCAAGACGGTCTATTTGGCCCTGCACGCCAACCACGTGCGCGAGCTGACCGAGGCGGCGCGGGCCGCCTGCGCCCGGATCATCGACGCCGGGATCCCGATGCTGAGCCAGACCGTGCTGCTGAAGGGCGTCAACGACGACCCCGAGGCCCTGGGCGCCCTGATGCGCGGCTTCGTCGAGACCCGCATCCGGCCCTACTACCTGCACCATGGCGACCACGCGCCCGGCACCGCCCACCTGCGCACCAGCGTCGAGGAAGGCCGCGCCCTGATGCGCGCCATTCGCGGCCGGTTCTCGGGCCTGTGTCAGCCGACCTATGTGCTCGACATCCCCGACGGCCACGGCAAGGTGCCGATCGGTCCCGACTATCTGGCGGTCGACGGCCAGGTCGAGGACCCGAACGGCGGGGCTCACGCCTATCCGCCGAAGGGCTAG